The Novosphingobium humi DNA window CGATCCGCGCCGCGCTGATCGCCGATGTGCAGACCGACCTGCCCACATGGGATGCCACGGTCGAGAGCGACCCGGCGGTCAAGGTGCTCGAGGTCGCCGCCTATCGCGAACTGCTGATCCGCCAGCAATTCAACGAGCGGGCCAAACAGGTCATGCTGGCCTATGCCAAGGACAGCAATCTTGACCATCTGGGCGCGCTGCTGGGCGTGGAACGCCTCGATGGCGAGGACGATACCGCGCTGCTCTACCGCATCCAGCTTGCCCCCGACGCTTTCTCGGTCGCCGGGCCGGAAAGCGCCTATGAATATCTCGCCCTCTCCGCCGACAGCACGATCGCCGACGCCAGCGTTACCAGCCCCAACCCCGGCGTTGTCCTGGTCTCGCTGCTCTCCAAATTCGGCGACGGCACGGCAACCGCCGATCAAATCGCCCATGTCGAGGCGGCACTGGCCGGTGCCCGCCCGCTCACCGATCAGGTCATCGTCCAGTCGGCCACCATCACCCCCTACACGATCACCGCCGCCCTCACCCTGTTCGACGGCCCCGATGGCGATGTGGTGCTCTCCAATGCGCTGGCCGGGGCGCAAGGCTATGTCGCCGCCGCACGCCGCATCGGCCGCGACATCAACCGCGCCAATATCTTTGCCGCCATCGCGGTCGCGGGCGTCTCCAATGTCGCGCTCGATGGCCCGGCGGCGGACATGCCGATGGACGACACCCATTGCGGGCATTGCCTCGCCATCAACCTGACGGTGGCGGGCCGTGGCGAATAATCCCTCGCTCCTGCCGCCCAACGCCACGCGCCTCGAACACGCGCTGGCCGCCGCAACGGCGCGCATCACCGCCATCCCCACGCCGCTGACCGACCTGTGGCGCCCCGATACGATCCCCGCCTCGATCCTGCCCTGGCTGGCATGGAGCCTGTCGGTTGACCGCTGGCGCCCAAGCTGGAGCGAGGAACAGCGCCGCGCCGCCACCGCACAGGCCATCCCCAATGCCAAAATCCGGGGCAGCCGCGCCGCAGCCGAAGCGGTGATCGCCGATTACGACCCGCGCATCACGCTCACCGAATGGTGGGAGGAAGGCGGCTCGGGCGTCCCCTACACGTTCTTCGTCACCCTGCCGCTCGACGGCCTGTTCGACACCATCGCCACGGCCAGCTTCGCCGCCGAACTCTACCGCGATCTCGTCCGAGTCAAACCCGCCCGCGCCCATTTCACCCTGCGCCAGAAGGCGATGGCGCATGCCGCCCTGCCGATGGTGGCCGCCGCCCGCGCGATGCGCGCCGAACGCTGGAGAGCCGCCATGGCCGACCCCGACCCCGCCGATGATCTCAAATTGCAGTCCGAGGACGGCGAGCCGCTCGAAGGCCCCGATGGCCTCGCATGGGAGGATGAATAATGGACCCGCTTCTGATCACCCTGACCAAGGCGGGTTTCAGCGCGATCATCGATGATCACACGCCCGGCTTCTCCCCGGTGGAGATCACCGAAATCGGCCTGACGGACACCGCCTTCACTGTGTCCAGCACGCTCACCGCGCTGCCCGGCGAGTTCAAGCGGCTGGGCGTCTCGGGCGAGCAGTCGGGCGATGACATCATCCATATCGTCGCCCTTGACGCCTCCGATGATGCCTATTCCTATCGCGGCTTCGCGCTCTATCTGGCCGATGGCACGCTGTTCGGCGTCTATGGTCAGGCTGGCCCGATCGCCGCCAAGGCGGAGCCGAGCGCCACCTATATCGCGGTCGATATCCAACTGACCGGCGGCATGGCGGGCGCGATCACCTTCGGCGACACCAATTTCCTGAGCCCGCCCGCCACCACCAGCGGCCAGGGCGTGGTCGAACTGGCCACCAATGCCGAGGCCAGCGCGGGCAACGACACCCAACGCGCCCTCACCCCGGCCGCCATGCAGGCCGCGATCCTCGCCATGCTCCTGCGCGTCGATGGCGCAGGCTCCGCCCTTGATGCCGACCTGCTCGATGGCCAGCACGGCGCCTGGTACGCCGATATCGTCTCGCGCCTGGGCTATGTCCCCTTTGACAGCGCGGGCTTCACCGGCGCGGCGGTGAAGGCAGTGCTGGGCTACAATCCGCAAGACGCCGCCGACTTCTCCTTCGGCTCCAACGCCAACGGCTATTGGCGCAAAATGCCCAATGGCCTGATCGAACAATGGGGCGAAGTGACCGCAGACGAAACCGGTTCGCCGCCCGCGCTCGACTTCCCCATCCCCTTCACCGATCTGGCTTCGGTCAACCTGCAAGTGACCGCCCGCGCGCCGAATGTGGCCGCCACCAACGGCAACAAGGTAGGCGGCAACAAGGTCAGCGTGACCCAATTCAACGTCTTTTCCGATGACCTCGACATGGCCGTCTTCTGGCGCGCGATTGGCCGATAAGGAGCCGCCCCCATGGTAAAAATCACCGAACTCCCGATCAACGCCGCGCCCGATGGCAGCGAGACCATTCCCCATGTCAAGGACGGCGTCTCGATGCGCTCGGCGCTCGCCCCGCTGATCGCCCCGGTCGCGCAGCCCTATGTGGACGAGGCGCAGGCTGCCGCCGCCTCGATCAGCGGCCTGTTTGACGTCACCGGCAGCCGCTACCTGCGCGGCGCACTGATCGCCGGGGGCGTGATGGACAGCGCCGGTCGGATGGCCCTCGCATGGGGGCCGGACGGAACGCTGTTCGGCAAATTCGCCATCGCCCTGGGCGCGGCATCCAACGGCCTGTCCTTTGTGCAGGATGCTGGCGGGATCTACCGGCTCCAGTTTGGCACGGTGGCGGGGCAATTGCCGATCGGCTCCGGCGGCGATGTGATCGACACCACCACGCCGCGCTACTGGTTCGGCCAGCCTGTCCTGTGGGCTGTCGCGGGCAGCGCCAATGGCGGCGGCGTGGTGGTCACCGCCGATGGCACGCTCCATGCCAAGCTGGCTATCGATCTTGCCGTGGGCAATGGCCTCTCCTTTGTCCGCTCGGCCACTACGGGCCGCTATGCGCTGAAATTCGGCACGGTCGAGGGCCAGCTCCCGCTGGGCAGCGGCGGCGATGTGATCGACACCTCGGCCACCCGCTATTACGGCGGGGAGCAGGTGCTGAGTGCCATTCTCGACATCAATGGCCGCGCGGCGCAGATCGTTACCAAATCGGGCAAGGTCTATATCCCCGGCCTACAATCCAGTTCGGCGCTCTCCACCACCCTGCTTTACATGGGCGGCGACAGTCTTATCGACGGCTCGGGATCGTCCAATTCCAACACCAAGAGCCTGACGCCGCGCATCGCCTATTATCTGGGCTGCGGCGCGTCCTGGCTGGGCGTGCCGGGCAGCTATTCCCATGCCATCGCCGACCGGGAAACCAGCATCCAACTGACGCTTTCCGGCAATGTCCTGCCCGCAAACGGCACCGCCACGGTCACCGGCTTTCGCGGCCAATCCGCGCTCTATGCCACCTCGGACAACACCGGCGACGGCACCAACGCCTATTGGACCTATCAGCCGCTCTCCAGCCCGGCGACCAACCGCACCATTACGCGCCAGATCGCGATCCTTGGCGTCAAGGGCACGCTGACCCGAACGGCCAGCGGCGGCCCGGCCTCGACCAGCGAGGCCTATACCTTCACGTATCCTTCGATGCCCGCCGCGATCCCTGTGCCGGGGCCGGTAGTGGCCGCCGCCATTCCGCCCGCCGGGTCAAACCTGCTCTACGGCATCTGGCTCGGCACCAATGACCGCAACCTCTACAATCAGTGGACCGCCGCCGCCACGCGCTGGATGAACGCCCATGTCGGCCGCCGCCGCTTTGTCATCGGCCCGCTCAATTCGACCAGCGAGAGCAACGCCAGCGGGAATTGGGGCAATGTCCGCGCCGGGATGGCGATCCTGACCGCCGCCTTCGAGCATGTGATCGACGCGCAATCCGAACTGGTGCGCTGGGGCCTGCTGGCAGCGGGTCTGACGCCCACCAGTCAGGATCTGACCGACATGGCGGCGGGCAAGATCAGCGCCCAGCTTTCGGCGGACGGGCTGCACCTCAATGACGCGGGCTATGACGCGCTGGCCCAGATCGTCGCCTGCCACTTCCTGCGTTGGGGCTGGGTCACCACCGCCCAGCTTGCCGCCATCCCCACCCTTTGGGCCTCGTGGAGCGCCTGATCCCTGAAAGGATTCCCCCATGGTTTCTGTCATCCAAAAGCTGTCCAGCGCCTTCACCGACGCCACGCTGCCCAAGCTCTACCGCGATCCGATCATGAACGCGGGCACGCTGGCGCTGTTCGACTTCCTCAACAGCTATTGCAACCCGAATGCGGACGGTGCGCTGGCAAGCGGTGTGACCTTCAACAATATGGTGGAAGGCTCACCCATCGGCGCGACCCTCAACGCTTCGGGCAATGCCAGCAATCTGACAGGCAAGACGGGCCTCTCGTTGAGCGGCGCGGCAGGCAGCACGGCCAAGCTGCTGACCTTTGGTACGGCGGGCGCGTTCGATGATGCAGTGCTCAAGCATCATTTCCTCTACACGCTCTGGCTCAAGACGCCCGCCGCCTCCCCGGCCAGCGGTTACACGCCGCTGCTCTCGCTCTCACCTGCTGGCGCGGGCAATGGCAATGGCGCGCAATTCTGGTCTGACACCGGCAGCGACGGCTACACGGCGCGCATGCAGCAGGGCACGGGCAGCGCAACCGTCAATCAGCAGCGTGCGGCCACCGCCAACAATGTGGTGGCGCAGATCGCCTATCGCATGAACCCCGGCAACGGCGAGTACGAGATGTTCTGCAACGGCGCATCTGTGGCGGGCACCATCACCGGCGGTCCTACCAGCCCGCTCAGCGCGGCGGCCATGACGCTGGCCATCGGTGGCGGCTACAAGGGTACGATCTACCGAATGTCGGTTGAGGATCTGACCGTCTCGGGTCTGACCGCCGCCGCGCAGGTCGCCGCCGATTACGCGGCCAACAGCACCCGGTTCGTGTGATGGCCGCCGACATGAGCCCGCTGGCCAATTTCGCACCCCACGGTGCGCGCTCGGCCTTTGATGCAATCTCGATGCTGGTGGTGATGGCCTTGGCAACTTTCGTCGAGGCGCTGCCTCACCTCATTCAACTCGTTGGCCTTGGCGTGGTGATCCTTACCGCCGCCGAGAAACTGATCGCGCTGGGCTGGATCAGAAACCCCAAGCGCCCCCGCAAGGAGCAATCCGATGACCCTCGTTGAAGACGCGCGCGCCTGCTGGCGCTGGTGGTCCGTCCGTATGGCGGCGCTGGCCGGTGTGCTGGCCGCCGCGCTGGTAGCCCAGCCCCAGATCCTGACCGGCCTTGTCGCCTATGTGCCCGAGCCGTGGCGCCCGCTGGCCTCGGCGCTGGCCGGGCTTGTGGTCTTTGCCGCCCCCACCATCGCGCGGCTGGTGCAACAGGGAGGCGGCGATGGCAACGCAGCCTGAGACCGCCCAGCCCAAGCGCGGGGCGCTGATCGTGCTGACAGGCGCGCTGCTGGCCATTGTCGGCCCGGTGACGGGAAAGCTGCTGCTGACCGAAACGCCTGCACATGAATCGGGCCGCAAGGTGGCGGTCACCGTCTCGCCTCAAGCCAGGACCGCCACGATCCAGCATATCAGCGGGCCGCAATACCTCAAGGCGTACCTCGATATCGTCAAGGTGCCGACCGCCTGCGACGGCCTGACCGGCAAGGATATCCAGATCGGCCGGCACTTCACTGAGGCGCAATGCGCGCTGATGCTCGAGGCCCGCCTTGCCGAGACGGCGCAGCACGTCATGGCCTGCACGCCGGGTCTGGCGCTGACCATTCCGGGCCGGGATTTCGTGCGCTTCGCCGCTGTCAGCCTCGCCTACAACGTGGGCTGGCCCACCTATTGCCGCTCGACCATGCGGCGCAACATCGATGCGGGCAATCTCGTCTCCGCCTGCGTCAATCTCACCCTGTTCAACCGCGCCGGGGGCCGCGTTCTCAAGGGGCTGGTCGATCGGCGGACACGCGAAATGCGCGTCTGCCTCAAGGATGCATGACCATGGCCAGGCTCTTCTCCCTCGCGCTCTCCCTGCTCACCGACTCGCTCTGGCGCTGGCCGCTCGCGCTCCTGCGCTGGATCGCGGCCAGCCCGGCGCGCATCTGGGCCGCGCTGGCGTTGGTCGCACTGGCTCTGGCCGGATGGCAGACCCACCGCGCCGCGCAATGGGCCGATACCGCGCGCCAGACCAAGCTGGCGTGGGACAAGGAACGCACCGCCGCCCACGCTGCCCAGCGCGCCGCCAAGGCGCAATCAAAGGATAATGCCCATGCCGCCGAAACGCTTCACGAAGCGCTCACTGCTGGATCAACTGACCGCTTTGCTTCTTTCGCTATTGATCACGGGGTGCGCGGCTCAACGCCAACCCATCGCTCCGGCCCCGTTCAAACCGACCCTGCCCCGCTTCCTGAAAACCCCGCCCCCGACGCCATCATGGCGGACATCTCCCGCGTCTGGATCACCCGCGCCGACTGGCTGACCTGCGATGCGACATGGGCCTATGCGAAGGCCGCCTATGATTGGGGGCAAGGGGCAGGCGAATGAACGACGATGATATCCCCCTCGATCCCTCGACCCTGATCCGCCTTGGCGTGATCAGCGCGGTCACGCTCGATCCCCCGCGCTGCCGCGTCCGCTTTGGCGATCCCGACGCCGACGATGGCGCCATCGAAAGCCCGCCCATCCGCTGGCTGGCCCTGCGCGCGGGCGCCACCCGCCGGTGGAGCGCGCCAACCGTGGGCGAGGAATGCGTCCTCATCTGCCCCGATGGCCAGATCGGCAACGGCGTGGCCCTCACCGGGCTTTACAACGACAACCACCCGGCCCCCGCCAACACGCTGGCCGAGCTGATCGCTTATCCCGATGGCGCGATCCTCTCCTATGACCCGGAGAGCCACCATCTTTCCGCAATCCTTCCCGATGGCGGCTCTGTCCAGATCACCGCGCCGGGCGGGGTCAAAATCATCGGCACCTTGCTGGTCGATGGTTCTATCGCGGCCAGCGGCAACCTGTCGAGCGGCACCGGGGCAACGGGGGTTTTCTCCGCCTCGGGCAAGACGATCAATGTCGTCTCCGGCATCATCACCAACATCAATTGAGGGCCGCCATGAACATCGAAGGCACCGAACTGATCGCCGAGCAGTATATCGACGCCCTGATCGCACGCATCAATGCGGCTCTGAACCTGTCGGATCTGCAACAGGCCGTCGAGGACGGGGTGCAGCCCATCACCGGCCAGCTCGAGGTGATCGCGTGGGAGATCCAGATGCTGGCCCCGCTGCTGGCCCTGCTCAATCCCCCCACGATTGACCCGACCAAGATCGTGACATGGATCACGGACTTCATCGCGGCCCAGATCGCGCCGCAGGTCACCGCCTATCACAAGCATGTCGCCCAGCTTGCCGCCCTGACGGCCAAGGTCGCCCAGATCGAAAACGCCGTCGAGCGCGCCAGAGAGCGGATCAACAACGCTGCAGGCCAGATCCCCGGCCTCTGATCATACGGCATCCGCCGGGCTACGCCCCCGCCAATGGCGATGTGGTGCCGAGGATGGTCGTTAGCGGCGCAGATACTGACGGCATTCGACCAAACCTAGCCGCTACCAATTCTCCAGAGGAACAGCGAGATTTGCCGCTAGCGGTCATTCGCCCGCCGAAGATTGGCCGGCTGAGCCAATGTACGGCTTCAGCGTTTTTGCATGTGTAGCAGTGGTGACGTGATGTGATGGACAACCTCTGCACCAGCGTCGCTGTGCGATGATGTGGTCGCTGTAGGTCCATGTGTGGACGACCTTCGCAGTGCAAGGCGTCTGACTGCGTTTGCTCACGGCTCGCGCTACCGGGCTAAATTGCTTTCCGTTTGCCGCGCAAACTGCGGTACCCGCTCTTTCGACACGAAGCATTCACAAAAACGCCCTGCTTGGACGACCAAAATCAAAAAATTCCGATCGCCACTTAGCGGGACTTTATTCAGCAATACCAGTGATAAGTTCGATGCGGCCTTCCGTGAGGCCGGCCGTTGGCTCGGGAGAGGCATGTTCATATGGGCCAAAGATGTTCACCCCGCTGTTCAGGATTTCCAGCCATTGCTTTTCAATCGCCTCGGAAAGCGCGGGGAAATCCTTAGCAAGAGCCATGGCAATATCCGGCATTTGTTGGAGGGAAACAGCCAATCCAAGACGATAACGAGTGTCGGGCATTAGAAGTCCTTGTTAACTACGGGCCGCATGTTGATCATGTTACAACCATTTGCACGGGATCGACAAATTTTTCCTTTTTATTCATGTACCCGACGTCATTTTCCGAACTATCACACGCTCAAGAGCGATGCGAAGAGCGGTATAGGCATGGTTTGCATCGTCATATTCTTCCCGACCGATGACGATATGCGGGCGATCACGAGCATGTCGTCCAGGATGAAGAAGGTTGCGCGTATCCCGCAAAGAGGAAAGCCAACT harbors:
- a CDS encoding baseplate assembly protein, producing MATSTSVIDLSQLPAPTVVEALDYETIRAALIADVQTDLPTWDATVESDPAVKVLEVAAYRELLIRQQFNERAKQVMLAYAKDSNLDHLGALLGVERLDGEDDTALLYRIQLAPDAFSVAGPESAYEYLALSADSTIADASVTSPNPGVVLVSLLSKFGDGTATADQIAHVEAALAGARPLTDQVIVQSATITPYTITAALTLFDGPDGDVVLSNALAGAQGYVAAARRIGRDINRANIFAAIAVAGVSNVALDGPAADMPMDDTHCGHCLAINLTVAGRGE
- a CDS encoding phage tail protein I, producing the protein MANNPSLLPPNATRLEHALAAATARITAIPTPLTDLWRPDTIPASILPWLAWSLSVDRWRPSWSEEQRRAATAQAIPNAKIRGSRAAAEAVIADYDPRITLTEWWEEGGSGVPYTFFVTLPLDGLFDTIATASFAAELYRDLVRVKPARAHFTLRQKAMAHAALPMVAAARAMRAERWRAAMADPDPADDLKLQSEDGEPLEGPDGLAWEDE
- a CDS encoding gp53-like domain-containing protein, whose protein sequence is MDPLLITLTKAGFSAIIDDHTPGFSPVEITEIGLTDTAFTVSSTLTALPGEFKRLGVSGEQSGDDIIHIVALDASDDAYSYRGFALYLADGTLFGVYGQAGPIAAKAEPSATYIAVDIQLTGGMAGAITFGDTNFLSPPATTSGQGVVELATNAEASAGNDTQRALTPAAMQAAILAMLLRVDGAGSALDADLLDGQHGAWYADIVSRLGYVPFDSAGFTGAAVKAVLGYNPQDAADFSFGSNANGYWRKMPNGLIEQWGEVTADETGSPPALDFPIPFTDLASVNLQVTARAPNVAATNGNKVGGNKVSVTQFNVFSDDLDMAVFWRAIGR
- a CDS encoding lysozyme is translated as MATQPETAQPKRGALIVLTGALLAIVGPVTGKLLLTETPAHESGRKVAVTVSPQARTATIQHISGPQYLKAYLDIVKVPTACDGLTGKDIQIGRHFTEAQCALMLEARLAETAQHVMACTPGLALTIPGRDFVRFAAVSLAYNVGWPTYCRSTMRRNIDAGNLVSACVNLTLFNRAGGRVLKGLVDRRTREMRVCLKDA
- a CDS encoding phage baseplate assembly protein V, whose translation is MNDDDIPLDPSTLIRLGVISAVTLDPPRCRVRFGDPDADDGAIESPPIRWLALRAGATRRWSAPTVGEECVLICPDGQIGNGVALTGLYNDNHPAPANTLAELIAYPDGAILSYDPESHHLSAILPDGGSVQITAPGGVKIIGTLLVDGSIAASGNLSSGTGATGVFSASGKTINVVSGIITNIN